One stretch of Thermodesulfovibrio thiophilus DSM 17215 DNA includes these proteins:
- a CDS encoding GNAT family N-acetyltransferase yields MKWNLSEISRQDCLNFLSAEHYKDSLPSKVKCTGCFIDGQLTGVVGIYKASWFQTEIRYLYVAENYRNRGIGTNLVKNALEHIKTPVVAATVIKGNKPSMMIFLRLGFKEALEFINPATSNEVILLLKKL; encoded by the coding sequence ATGAAGTGGAACCTTTCTGAGATAAGCAGACAAGACTGTTTAAACTTTCTCTCAGCAGAGCACTACAAAGACAGTCTGCCATCTAAGGTTAAATGTACAGGCTGCTTTATAGATGGACAGCTTACAGGAGTTGTGGGTATCTATAAAGCCTCATGGTTTCAAACTGAAATCAGATATCTCTACGTGGCTGAAAATTACAGAAACAGAGGAATCGGAACTAATCTGGTTAAAAATGCTCTTGAGCATATTAAAACACCTGTTGTGGCTGCCACTGTTATAAAGGGCAATAAGCCATCGATGATGATATTTTTAAGGCTGGGATTCAAAGAAGCCCTTGAGTTCATAAACCCTGCCACTTCAAACGAAGTGATTCTGCTGCTTAAGAAGCTATAA